Proteins encoded by one window of Cyclobacteriaceae bacterium:
- the ilvB gene encoding biosynthetic-type acetolactate synthase large subunit, producing the protein MDALLTKHKEKLATEPKKKISGSEALLRCLVAEGVDTLFGYPGGAIMPVYDALHFYHDQLKHYLVRHEQGAIHAAQGYARVSGKTGVAIATSGPGAANLITGLADALIDSTPVVCITGQVAEHLLGTDAFQEMDVINTTLPVTKWNVQISKASDIPSQVAKAFYIARSGRPGPVVIDITKNAQFEMMEEFEYEPCHHIRTYSPKPLLDHAQLEKAADLINNAERPYILCGQGVLLSNASQELIALSEKANIPVAATLLGLSAIPVHHPNYVGYLGMHGNYGANILTNECDVLIAIGMRFDDRVTGNVSKYAKQAKVIHIEIDKAEINKIVNADVGVHADAKEALQALLPLIKEKKHSAWFQKFHEAARKEHEKVIQFDFYPLSDSLKMGEVIRELSELNKGEAIIVTDVGQHQMVASRYYPFKDTRTNVTSGGAGTMGFALPAAVGAKVAQPEKQVVAVIGDGGFQMTVQELGTIMQYNIPVKLLILNNNFLGMVRQWQQLFFEKRYSFTELNNPNFSVLADAYSIPAKKVSARPELRNALKEMLECSGPYLLDVQVEKEENVFPMVPTGAGVGEILLEAPKPTKS; encoded by the coding sequence ATGGATGCGTTACTGACGAAGCATAAAGAAAAATTAGCAACTGAACCGAAGAAAAAAATTTCGGGATCGGAAGCGTTGCTGCGCTGCCTGGTGGCTGAAGGTGTGGATACCCTGTTCGGTTACCCGGGTGGTGCCATCATGCCGGTATATGATGCGCTGCACTTTTACCACGATCAACTTAAACATTACTTAGTCCGCCATGAGCAAGGTGCCATTCATGCCGCACAAGGTTACGCGCGTGTATCCGGAAAGACAGGTGTGGCTATTGCCACTTCAGGCCCCGGAGCAGCAAACCTCATTACTGGTTTGGCTGATGCGTTGATCGATTCAACTCCGGTGGTGTGCATCACAGGTCAGGTAGCTGAGCACTTGCTCGGCACTGATGCCTTTCAAGAAATGGATGTGATCAACACCACCCTTCCGGTTACCAAATGGAATGTGCAAATCAGCAAAGCATCTGACATTCCATCTCAAGTCGCAAAAGCATTTTACATCGCGCGAAGCGGAAGACCCGGTCCGGTGGTAATCGACATTACCAAGAATGCACAGTTTGAAATGATGGAGGAGTTCGAATATGAACCGTGTCATCACATCCGTACCTATTCACCAAAGCCGTTGCTCGATCATGCACAACTTGAAAAGGCTGCTGATCTGATTAACAACGCTGAACGGCCGTACATCCTTTGCGGACAAGGTGTGCTACTAAGCAACGCTTCGCAGGAATTAATTGCACTTTCCGAAAAAGCAAACATTCCGGTGGCGGCTACTTTACTCGGACTTTCCGCCATACCTGTTCATCACCCGAATTATGTCGGGTACTTGGGCATGCACGGCAACTATGGAGCAAACATACTGACCAACGAATGCGATGTACTGATTGCCATCGGTATGCGGTTCGATGATCGGGTGACGGGCAATGTTTCGAAATATGCGAAGCAGGCAAAAGTCATTCATATTGAAATTGATAAGGCAGAGATTAATAAAATTGTAAACGCTGATGTGGGTGTTCATGCGGATGCCAAAGAAGCGTTACAAGCATTGCTTCCGCTCATCAAAGAGAAAAAACACAGTGCATGGTTTCAAAAATTTCACGAGGCCGCTCGAAAAGAACACGAGAAAGTTATTCAGTTTGATTTTTATCCGCTATCGGATTCGCTGAAGATGGGTGAAGTAATTCGTGAACTTTCGGAATTAAACAAAGGCGAGGCCATCATTGTAACCGATGTCGGCCAACACCAGATGGTAGCTTCACGTTACTACCCCTTTAAGGACACACGAACCAACGTGACTTCAGGTGGCGCAGGTACTATGGGCTTTGCATTGCCTGCAGCTGTAGGGGCCAAAGTAGCTCAACCCGAAAAGCAAGTGGTTGCCGTTATTGGCGATGGTGGATTTCAAATGACGGTACAGGAGTTGGGCACCATCATGCAATACAACATTCCGGTGAAGTTGCTGATTTTGAACAACAACTTCCTGGGCATGGTACGTCAGTGGCAGCAATTGTTTTTTGAGAAACGTTATTCATTTACGGAACTGAACAATCCAAACTTCTCCGTCTTAGCAGATGCATACAGCATTCCTGCTAAAAAAGTTTCAGCCCGACCTGAATTGCGAAACGCCCTAAAGGAAATGCTTGAATGTTCTGGACCATACCTGTTAGATGTTCAAGTAGAAAAAGAAGAAAATGTTTTCCCAATGGTACCCACCGGTGCGGGAGTTGGCGAAATATTATTGGAAGCACCTAAACCAACAAAATCATGA
- the ilvD gene encoding dihydroxy-acid dehydratase, which produces MSLNKYSSTITQDPTLPASQAMLYGIGLTEHDLTKAQVGIVSTGFDGNTCNMHLNKLAQEVKTAVWDNELVGLVFNTIGVSDGISNGTEGMRYSLVSREIIADSIEAVCHAHYYDGLIAVVGCDKNMPGSLIAMGRLNRPSIMVYGGTIAGGNWKGKELNIVSAFEALGEKLANKLSDEDYKGIIQHACPGAGACGGMYTANTMASAIEALGMALPYSSSNPALSQEKSKECHEAGKAIHNLLKLDLKPRDIMTRKAFENAITIVMALGGSTNAVLHLIAMAKAVGISITQEDFQTLSDKTPVLGNLKPSGKYLMGDVHRIGGVPSVMHYLLEKGFLHGDCITVTGKTVEENIAHAHKLNFNEQDVIRPVEQPIKSTGHIQILYGNLAEKGSVAKISGKEGNSFKGKARVFNGEFELIDGIQNGKVKEGDVVVIRYVGPKGAPGMPEMLKPTSAIMGTGLGKSVALITDGRFSGGTHGFVVGHITPEAFDGGTLALVEDGDAIEIDAIKHEINVLVDDATLAKRKAAWKQPTLRVKSGVLLKYAKQVKTAADGCVTDEA; this is translated from the coding sequence ATGTCGTTAAACAAATACAGTAGCACCATCACACAAGACCCAACGCTGCCCGCATCGCAGGCAATGCTGTATGGCATTGGATTGACGGAGCACGACCTCACCAAAGCACAAGTGGGGATTGTAAGCACCGGCTTTGATGGCAACACCTGCAACATGCATTTGAACAAACTGGCACAGGAAGTGAAAACGGCCGTGTGGGATAATGAATTGGTAGGATTGGTATTCAACACGATTGGTGTTAGCGATGGCATCAGTAATGGAACAGAAGGCATGCGCTATTCGCTGGTGAGTCGCGAAATCATTGCCGACTCCATTGAGGCTGTTTGTCATGCGCATTATTACGATGGACTTATAGCAGTGGTTGGCTGCGATAAAAATATGCCGGGTTCACTCATCGCCATGGGCAGGTTAAACCGGCCCTCCATTATGGTGTATGGCGGCACGATTGCCGGTGGAAACTGGAAAGGAAAAGAACTAAATATCGTTTCTGCATTCGAAGCGTTGGGTGAAAAACTCGCAAACAAATTATCGGACGAAGATTATAAAGGCATTATTCAACACGCGTGCCCGGGTGCAGGCGCATGCGGTGGTATGTACACGGCCAATACCATGGCTTCTGCCATTGAAGCGTTGGGCATGGCCCTACCCTACTCGTCATCCAATCCTGCTTTAAGTCAGGAAAAATCGAAAGAGTGCCATGAAGCAGGTAAGGCTATTCATAACCTGTTGAAACTCGACCTTAAGCCCCGCGACATCATGACACGTAAGGCTTTTGAAAATGCCATTACCATAGTGATGGCGCTTGGCGGAAGCACGAATGCCGTGTTGCACCTCATTGCGATGGCCAAGGCAGTTGGTATTTCCATCACACAAGAAGACTTTCAAACCCTCTCTGATAAAACTCCGGTGCTGGGCAATTTGAAACCCAGCGGCAAGTACCTGATGGGGGATGTACACCGCATTGGCGGTGTACCCTCCGTTATGCACTACCTGCTTGAAAAAGGATTTCTTCATGGCGATTGCATAACAGTTACCGGTAAAACGGTAGAAGAGAATATAGCACACGCACACAAACTCAATTTCAATGAACAGGATGTCATACGACCTGTAGAACAACCGATCAAATCAACGGGCCACATTCAGATTTTGTACGGCAACCTGGCAGAGAAAGGATCGGTGGCTAAGATCAGTGGAAAAGAAGGAAACTCATTCAAAGGAAAAGCACGCGTGTTCAATGGCGAGTTTGAACTGATTGATGGCATACAAAACGGAAAAGTAAAAGAAGGCGATGTCGTGGTGATCCGTTACGTGGGTCCGAAAGGTGCGCCCGGTATGCCGGAGATGCTAAAACCAACTTCAGCCATTATGGGAACAGGCCTGGGCAAAAGCGTGGCGCTGATAACCGATGGAAGATTTTCTGGTGGCACGCATGGATTTGTAGTGGGCCACATCACACCTGAGGCTTTTGATGGTGGCACCTTGGCATTGGTTGAAGATGGTGATGCCATTGAAATCGATGCCATTAAACATGAAATCAATGTATTGGTAGATGATGCTACGCTTGCCAAACGCAAAGCGGCCTGGAAACAACCAACACTGCGCGTGAAAAGCGGAGTGCTGTTAAAGTATGCAAAACAAGTAAAAACTGCAGCCGATGGATGCGTTACTGACGAAGCATAA
- a CDS encoding branched-chain amino acid transaminase, producing the protein MYYTKNTVLYLNGKFIKAADASTDLYSQTLHYGYGAFEGIRAYNTTQGTKIFKAYEHYERLRNSCISVGIPFDYDTEELIQVTYKLLSKNNLKDAYIRPLVYCSPNMALTAPKEVYIMIAVWEWGKYLGDNLLKLCISSYQRPNPNSVKVEAKITGHYVNSILATSEAKVRGYDEALMLDMHGHVAEAPGANFFFEKDGALYTPPLGHILPGITRQTVINICKELDIPVHEKQFKPEELTGADSAFLCGTAAEVVGIESIDAKPFAKDWKDSLGNIIQEAYKSQVLDKTFSHMII; encoded by the coding sequence ATGTACTACACAAAAAACACAGTTCTTTACCTCAACGGAAAATTCATCAAAGCCGCAGACGCCTCAACCGATTTATACAGCCAGACACTACACTACGGATACGGAGCCTTTGAAGGCATTCGCGCCTACAACACTACGCAGGGAACAAAAATCTTTAAAGCCTACGAACACTATGAACGCTTGCGTAACAGCTGCATCTCCGTTGGCATTCCATTCGATTACGATACGGAAGAACTCATTCAGGTAACATACAAACTCCTTAGCAAAAACAATTTAAAAGATGCCTACATCCGGCCACTGGTGTATTGCAGTCCGAATATGGCACTAACAGCACCAAAAGAAGTGTATATCATGATTGCCGTTTGGGAGTGGGGCAAATACCTGGGCGATAACCTGCTCAAGCTTTGTATTTCTTCCTATCAACGACCAAACCCGAACTCGGTAAAGGTAGAAGCAAAAATTACCGGTCATTATGTGAATTCCATTCTCGCCACCAGCGAAGCAAAAGTGCGTGGCTATGATGAGGCGCTTATGCTTGACATGCATGGCCATGTAGCAGAAGCCCCCGGTGCCAATTTCTTTTTTGAAAAAGATGGCGCGCTGTACACACCACCACTCGGACATATTCTTCCAGGTATCACAAGACAAACCGTCATCAACATCTGTAAAGAATTAGACATTCCGGTTCACGAAAAGCAATTCAAGCCCGAAGAACTTACCGGTGCCGACAGCGCCTTTCTCTGCGGTACAGCAGCTGAAGTAGTGGGCATTGAATCCATCGATGCGAAACCATTCGCGAAAGATTGGAAAGACAGTCTTGGAAACATCATCCAGGAAGCATACAAATCACAGGTACTCGACAAAACTTTTAGTCACATGATTATTTAG
- a CDS encoding prolyl oligopeptidase family serine peptidase: MLKRIILSVAVCCFAFLATAQDTTAFKAETFTSSADHVLPYRILYPDGFKKGKKYPIVLFLHGAGERGNDNMSQLIHGSKLFADPANRKKFPAIVVFPQCMRESYWSSVEVDRTQTPFTLSFDYTKPITLPLQAAIELLQHLIAQGSVDQSRVYISGLSMGGMGTFEAVYRYPELFAAAMPICGGADVNAYDERVAKVPFRVFHGADDAVVSVDQSKKIVEKLKALNVSVEYIEYPGVNHNSWDNAFAEPDYLNWMFSRKRKK, translated from the coding sequence ATGTTGAAACGCATCATACTCAGTGTTGCTGTTTGCTGTTTTGCTTTTCTGGCAACAGCTCAGGACACCACCGCTTTTAAAGCTGAAACCTTTACGTCATCGGCCGATCATGTATTGCCGTATCGCATTCTGTATCCTGATGGTTTTAAAAAAGGAAAAAAATATCCGATTGTTCTGTTTCTGCATGGTGCTGGTGAGCGCGGAAACGACAATATGAGTCAACTTATACACGGTTCAAAACTCTTTGCCGATCCTGCAAATCGTAAAAAGTTTCCGGCTATTGTTGTTTTTCCTCAGTGCATGAGAGAATCGTATTGGTCAAGTGTAGAAGTTGATCGTACCCAAACGCCTTTTACACTTAGTTTTGATTACACAAAACCAATAACACTTCCCTTACAGGCAGCTATTGAATTGCTTCAACACTTAATCGCCCAAGGCTCTGTTGATCAATCGCGGGTTTACATTTCTGGTCTCTCCATGGGTGGCATGGGTACATTTGAGGCTGTGTATCGTTACCCTGAATTATTTGCTGCTGCGATGCCCATTTGTGGCGGTGCCGATGTGAACGCGTATGATGAACGTGTGGCTAAGGTTCCATTCCGGGTGTTTCATGGAGCTGATGATGCTGTAGTAAGCGTAGATCAATCGAAGAAAATTGTAGAAAAATTAAAAGCCTTGAATGTATCAGTGGAGTACATAGAGTATCCGGGTGTTAATCATAACAGTTGGGACAATGCCTTTGCCGAGCCTGATTACCTCAACTGGATGTTTAGCCGCAAACGCAAGAAGTAG
- the rlmD gene encoding 23S rRNA (uracil(1939)-C(5))-methyltransferase RlmD: protein MKKGEILESIYLESMAAEGKCVARLDGKVLFVEGAVPGDTVDVELTKIKSNFLEGRSVLLKKASEYRVKPTCSHFGFCGGCKWQHLNYETQLQYKQQQVTDNFKHIGGLDFLEVNPILGSAKTYQYRNRLDFSASAQRWLTREELKSGVPFGEPALGFHVPKSFDRVFDVDTCHLQPEPSNAIRKLIKETALQHNIPFFDLRKQTGYLRTVTIRSTSIGEIMVIVQVAQNQEEWLSLIMAALEKQFPQITSLLYIINTKRNDTFQDQEILTWKGRPYIIESMPKPDGSGNLEFRIGPKSFYQTNSEQAYELYKVAWKLAALTGNELVYDLYTGTGTIANFVASQAKKVIGLEYVADAIEDAKINSQVNHITNTDFYAGDIKNLLDENFLSQHGRPDVVISDPPRAGMHEDVCKMLLQAAPNRIVYVSCNPATQARDLKILSEKYNISEVQPVDMFPHTMHVENVVRLDIKRE from the coding sequence ATGAAGAAGGGGGAAATATTGGAAAGCATTTATTTGGAAAGCATGGCCGCGGAAGGCAAATGTGTGGCACGCCTCGATGGCAAGGTGCTTTTTGTGGAGGGCGCTGTGCCGGGCGATACCGTGGATGTGGAGCTGACTAAAATTAAAAGCAATTTCCTGGAAGGGCGTTCAGTACTCCTTAAAAAAGCCTCTGAATATCGGGTGAAACCAACCTGCTCGCATTTTGGCTTTTGTGGTGGTTGCAAGTGGCAACACCTGAACTACGAAACGCAACTTCAATACAAGCAGCAACAGGTAACGGATAACTTCAAACATATTGGCGGACTGGATTTTCTGGAAGTCAACCCTATACTGGGCTCAGCTAAAACCTATCAGTACAGAAACCGACTGGATTTCAGTGCCTCGGCACAACGATGGCTTACCCGTGAAGAATTAAAGTCTGGTGTTCCGTTCGGAGAACCCGCTCTGGGATTTCATGTACCAAAAAGTTTTGATCGGGTGTTTGATGTGGATACCTGTCACCTGCAACCTGAACCCAGCAACGCCATTCGCAAACTGATAAAAGAAACAGCGCTTCAACACAACATTCCATTTTTCGATCTGCGTAAACAAACCGGATACCTGCGCACGGTTACCATTCGCTCTACCAGCATCGGTGAAATCATGGTCATCGTTCAGGTAGCACAGAATCAGGAGGAATGGCTTTCGCTGATTATGGCTGCGCTTGAAAAGCAATTTCCGCAGATCACCTCGCTATTGTACATTATCAACACCAAACGCAACGACACATTTCAGGATCAGGAGATTTTAACCTGGAAAGGCAGGCCATATATTATAGAGTCGATGCCGAAACCCGATGGATCAGGAAATCTTGAATTTCGTATTGGGCCGAAATCATTTTACCAGACAAATTCGGAGCAGGCGTATGAACTGTACAAAGTGGCGTGGAAACTTGCCGCGTTAACCGGAAATGAACTGGTGTACGATTTGTATACCGGCACCGGAACCATTGCCAACTTTGTGGCGAGTCAGGCTAAAAAAGTAATCGGACTCGAGTATGTCGCGGATGCCATTGAAGATGCTAAAATAAATTCGCAGGTTAACCACATAACCAACACCGACTTTTATGCGGGCGATATCAAAAATCTGTTAGATGAAAATTTTCTTAGTCAACACGGCAGGCCTGATGTAGTTATTTCAGATCCGCCACGGGCAGGCATGCATGAAGATGTTTGCAAGATGTTACTGCAAGCCGCACCCAATCGAATCGTTTATGTGAGCTGTAATCCGGCCACACAAGCCCGCGATCTGAAAATCTTATCGGAAAAATATAACATCAGCGAAGTGCAGCCGGTTGATATGTTTCCGCACACCATGCATGTTGAAAATGTGGTAAGGCTGGACATAAAGCGGGAGTGA
- a CDS encoding gliding motility-associated C-terminal domain-containing protein, which translates to MILYFDELNGNPGARDQFVDARIFRKRDNFIMINAIRLFLTSIENVPYTQPECSSGEIVTTKLIYGININLSPAEFNDPEGYYISWERCCRNYSITNIYSEDPMLGSRYAGQTFYLEFPPVVKNGEPFVNSSPRLFPPLNDYACPGKNYYVDFAGTDDDGDSLVYSIVTPLNTKSPDAIPPGGLPRPGPYPEINWRPGFGLNNIVNGQPDLKISDDGFLTVTPPAFGLGLYVFAVKCEEFRDGEKIGEVRRDFQMFVVDRCPVAEPPQIVGRKKGTATFSQPNQTLSVSFPGSLSDDDRCVEVQVSDPDSQKADDNFQEKVNVRVFPLNFRHTSRYLTELLPTVNKATLINGSVADFTICFPECSYVPGGNYQVGIIAYDDACSLPLSDTLVINVFVQPPVNNKPQFVTPNQTIHIDEGDPLISVPIQASDADVDQLDVFVLVDGFDIGNVGMTLDLDPTQPGQLTGLFTWDSRCDVYDFTEKTQFDIKVIVDDRDKCAIASGDTLQFELSIKLPGNADPVISSDIQEADEKRVEITRKIYQPLGFNVFGTDADQDFLQLTLNGKAFKREAVGIVFPGDEDFGEVASPVDWYLDCDKVNLNTKSTYELEFIVVDNANKCRFYKADTLTVVVNVEPPDNLDPQIFIESLNPDQVLEGGALTAIRGQEIRLKIRSTDADVSPQDMMRLSLSRASGAIPPADYSFSAVEGVGEIETVFTWNPDCSIFRDGIFSNEYEFEFMVDDGRCFSGKETVAAINLTVKDEDGSYEDFLPPNIVTPDGDDVNDFFAMIKLVPPDQYVSILPKDNCIGRYVNIRIYDRWGKQVFESSDRDFKWYPKGLATGVYFYHLTYTHREYKGTVSVKY; encoded by the coding sequence ATGATCCTTTATTTTGATGAACTGAACGGTAACCCCGGTGCACGCGATCAGTTTGTAGATGCGCGAATTTTTCGCAAGCGCGATAATTTCATCATGATCAACGCGATCCGGTTGTTCCTGACTAGCATTGAAAATGTTCCCTATACACAGCCAGAATGTTCGAGCGGAGAAATTGTTACCACAAAGCTTATTTATGGCATTAATATTAATTTGTCTCCAGCCGAATTCAACGATCCAGAGGGCTACTATATCTCTTGGGAGCGCTGTTGCCGTAATTACAGCATCACCAATATTTATAGCGAAGATCCAATGCTGGGTTCACGCTATGCCGGCCAAACATTTTACCTGGAGTTTCCTCCGGTGGTAAAGAATGGTGAACCATTTGTTAACTCATCGCCCAGGTTGTTTCCGCCACTTAACGACTATGCCTGCCCTGGAAAAAATTATTATGTTGATTTTGCCGGAACGGATGATGATGGCGACTCGTTGGTTTATTCTATAGTAACGCCTCTAAATACAAAATCACCTGACGCCATACCGCCCGGTGGGTTGCCGCGACCCGGCCCGTACCCTGAAATAAACTGGCGCCCGGGTTTTGGATTGAACAACATTGTAAACGGGCAACCCGACTTGAAGATCAGCGATGATGGATTTTTGACGGTGACTCCGCCTGCATTTGGATTAGGTTTATACGTGTTTGCGGTGAAGTGTGAAGAATTCAGGGATGGCGAGAAGATCGGAGAGGTGCGAAGAGATTTTCAAATGTTTGTGGTGGACAGGTGCCCCGTGGCTGAACCTCCGCAGATTGTGGGAAGGAAAAAAGGCACAGCAACGTTTAGTCAACCCAACCAAACGCTTTCGGTATCATTTCCGGGTTCGCTTAGTGATGATGATCGTTGTGTGGAAGTGCAGGTATCTGATCCCGACTCACAAAAGGCAGATGATAACTTTCAGGAGAAAGTGAATGTGCGCGTATTTCCCTTAAACTTCCGCCATACCTCGCGATACTTAACCGAGTTATTGCCAACTGTAAACAAGGCAACATTGATCAATGGTAGTGTTGCCGACTTCACCATTTGTTTCCCGGAGTGTTCGTATGTGCCCGGTGGAAATTACCAGGTAGGCATTATTGCGTATGATGATGCCTGTAGTTTGCCGTTGTCGGATACGTTGGTGATCAATGTGTTTGTTCAGCCACCGGTAAACAATAAGCCACAATTTGTAACCCCCAATCAAACCATTCATATTGATGAAGGCGACCCGCTCATCAGCGTACCGATTCAGGCAAGTGATGCGGATGTGGATCAGTTGGATGTGTTTGTATTGGTAGATGGATTTGACATCGGCAATGTAGGCATGACCTTAGATCTTGACCCGACACAACCTGGTCAGCTTACCGGATTGTTTACCTGGGATTCACGGTGTGATGTGTATGACTTCACCGAAAAAACACAATTCGATATTAAAGTGATTGTGGATGATCGCGATAAGTGTGCCATTGCAAGTGGCGATACATTACAGTTTGAGTTAAGCATTAAACTTCCTGGAAATGCTGATCCCGTAATCAGCTCGGATATTCAAGAAGCCGATGAGAAACGTGTAGAGATCACCCGAAAAATTTACCAGCCGCTTGGGTTCAATGTATTTGGCACCGATGCCGATCAGGATTTTCTACAACTTACGTTAAACGGCAAGGCGTTTAAGCGGGAGGCTGTGGGAATTGTTTTTCCGGGGGATGAGGATTTTGGTGAAGTAGCATCACCGGTGGATTGGTACTTAGACTGCGACAAAGTAAACCTCAATACCAAGTCAACCTATGAGTTGGAGTTTATTGTAGTGGACAATGCCAACAAATGCCGCTTTTACAAAGCCGATACACTAACCGTTGTGGTGAATGTGGAACCACCGGATAACCTTGATCCGCAAATTTTCATTGAAAGCCTGAATCCAGATCAGGTGTTGGAAGGTGGAGCACTCACCGCTATTCGCGGACAGGAAATCAGGTTGAAAATCAGAAGCACAGACGCAGATGTTTCTCCACAGGATATGATGCGGTTAAGTCTATCCCGCGCCAGTGGTGCTATTCCTCCAGCTGATTATTCTTTTTCTGCAGTCGAAGGTGTGGGAGAAATAGAAACCGTATTTACCTGGAACCCCGACTGCTCTATTTTCCGCGATGGCATTTTCTCGAATGAATATGAATTTGAATTTATGGTAGATGATGGGCGGTGTTTCAGCGGAAAGGAGACTGTGGCGGCCATAAACCTTACGGTTAAAGATGAGGACGGCAGTTACGAAGATTTTCTACCACCCAATATCGTGACACCCGATGGAGATGATGTCAACGACTTTTTTGCCATGATCAAACTCGTTCCGCCTGATCAGTACGTAAGCATTTTACCGAAAGACAATTGCATTGGCCGCTACGTAAACATTCGCATTTACGATCGGTGGGGCAAGCAGGTATTTGAAAGTTCCGATCGGGATTTTAAATGGTATCCGAAAGGGTTGGCTACAGGTGTTTACTTTTACCACCTCACGTACACACATCGGGAGTATAAGGGAACGGTTTCGGTTAAGTATTAA